From Demequina capsici, one genomic window encodes:
- a CDS encoding site-specific tyrosine recombinase XerD → MLAGQREGYLAHLAVERGLSDNTLAAYRRDLARYESFLAGKGVESLGLVERAHVADFAQAIGTGADGGRALAPASASRVVVAVRGWHRFAVQEGWSGDDPSLQVKPRAVPKRLPKAIATDQVAAIMEAASQGDGVAPLRDRALLELVYATGARISEAVGLDVDDVSLEPGAESALLRGKGRKERVVPLGTFAAEALNAYLVRARSGLAAHGAGVPALFLNARGARLSRQSAWAILRVASERAGVSDVSPHTLRHSFATHLLSGGADVRVVQELLGHASVTTTQVYTLVTRDSLREAYVLAHPRARE, encoded by the coding sequence ATGCTCGCTGGCCAGCGGGAGGGGTACCTCGCGCATCTGGCTGTCGAACGCGGGCTGAGCGACAACACGCTCGCCGCCTACCGCCGGGACCTGGCCCGGTACGAGTCCTTCCTCGCGGGGAAGGGCGTCGAGTCGCTCGGCCTGGTCGAGCGCGCCCACGTCGCGGACTTCGCCCAGGCGATCGGCACCGGAGCCGACGGTGGGCGGGCGCTGGCTCCCGCGTCGGCATCGCGGGTCGTCGTGGCGGTGCGAGGCTGGCATCGGTTCGCCGTGCAGGAGGGATGGAGCGGTGACGATCCGTCGCTCCAGGTCAAGCCGCGCGCGGTGCCCAAGAGGTTGCCCAAGGCGATCGCCACCGACCAGGTGGCCGCGATCATGGAGGCTGCGTCCCAGGGCGACGGCGTAGCGCCATTGCGCGACAGGGCGCTGCTCGAGCTCGTGTACGCGACTGGCGCGCGCATCTCCGAGGCGGTCGGTCTGGACGTCGACGACGTCTCCCTCGAGCCGGGCGCCGAGTCGGCGCTCCTGCGCGGCAAGGGCCGGAAGGAGCGGGTGGTCCCGCTCGGCACGTTCGCCGCCGAGGCGCTGAACGCCTATCTTGTACGGGCCCGATCGGGGCTTGCCGCGCACGGCGCGGGCGTGCCCGCGCTGTTCCTGAACGCACGAGGTGCCCGACTGTCACGCCAGAGCGCGTGGGCCATCCTGCGGGTCGCGTCGGAGCGTGCAGGGGTGTCCGATGTCAGCCCCCATACGCTGCGCCACTCGTTCGCCACCCACCTGCTGTCCGGCGGCGCGGACGTGAGGGTCGTGCAGGAGCTGCTGGGCCACGCCTCGGTGACGACGACGCAGGTGTACACCCTGGTGACACGCGATTCGCTGAGGGAGGCGTACGTCCTCGCTCACCCGCGTGCCCGCGAGTGA
- the tkt gene encoding transketolase, whose amino-acid sequence MSLNWTAADHRAVDTLRVLAADAVEKVGNGHPGTAISLAPAAYLLFQNVMRHDPADSKWLGRDRFVLSAGHSSLTLYLQLFASGYDLSLDDLKQLRTEGSKTPGHPEYGHTDGVEITTGPLGSGIASSVGMAMAARRERGLLDPAAAPGTSPFDHFVYVIAGDGDLQEGVSHEGSALAGTQELGNLIVIWDDNRISIEHETDISFTEDVLKRYEAYGWHTQHVNWITADGYKEDPAALLAAIEAAQAETGKPSIIRLSTIIGWPSPTKQNSGGVHGSALGATEVAGLKEVLGFDPEQSFVVEPDVLARMREVKERGQQAHSDWNAAFSRWEAEQPERAALLARIQKRELPEGWEAALPQFEVGSSVATRSASGKVLTALAPVLPELWGGSADLAGSNNTTMDGEPSFLPPRRSTHSWPNGDWYGRTLHFGIREFGMGTILNGITLHGLTRAYGGTFLVFSDYMRASVRLAALMRIPTTFVWTHDSVGLGEDGPTHQPIEHVATLRAIPGLDVIRPADANETAYAWKTILETTDRPSAIVLTRQNVPTLAGTSADGVDKGAYVLAGADEDADVVIIATGSEVSVAVEARDLLAADGIKARVVSMPSRERFERQDAAYRESVLPAALKARVSVEAGSSLGWREIVGDAGRIVSVDHFGESASGSLLLKKYGFTAENVAAKAQEAVEATR is encoded by the coding sequence GTGAGCCTCAACTGGACCGCCGCTGATCACCGCGCCGTCGACACCCTCCGGGTGCTCGCGGCCGACGCCGTCGAGAAGGTGGGTAACGGCCACCCCGGGACGGCGATCTCGCTCGCGCCCGCGGCGTACCTCCTCTTCCAGAACGTCATGCGGCACGACCCCGCCGACTCGAAGTGGCTGGGGCGCGACCGCTTCGTGCTCTCCGCCGGCCACTCGTCGCTCACCCTCTACCTGCAGCTGTTCGCCTCCGGGTACGACCTCTCGCTGGACGACCTCAAGCAGCTGCGCACCGAGGGCTCCAAGACCCCTGGTCACCCTGAGTACGGGCACACCGACGGCGTGGAGATCACGACTGGCCCGCTCGGCTCCGGCATCGCGTCCTCCGTCGGCATGGCCATGGCGGCGCGTCGAGAGCGTGGGCTGCTCGACCCCGCCGCCGCGCCCGGCACCTCGCCGTTCGACCACTTCGTGTACGTGATCGCCGGGGACGGCGACCTGCAGGAGGGTGTCTCCCACGAGGGCAGCGCGCTCGCGGGCACCCAGGAGCTCGGCAACCTCATCGTGATCTGGGATGACAACAGGATCTCGATCGAGCATGAGACTGACATCTCGTTCACCGAGGACGTCCTCAAGCGATACGAGGCGTACGGCTGGCACACGCAGCACGTGAACTGGATCACGGCCGACGGCTACAAGGAGGATCCGGCAGCGCTGCTCGCCGCGATCGAGGCGGCTCAGGCCGAGACCGGGAAGCCCTCGATCATCCGGCTCAGCACCATCATCGGGTGGCCCTCGCCCACCAAGCAGAACAGCGGCGGCGTGCACGGCTCCGCTCTCGGCGCGACCGAGGTCGCGGGTCTCAAGGAGGTGCTCGGCTTCGATCCCGAGCAGTCGTTCGTCGTCGAGCCCGACGTCCTGGCGCGGATGCGCGAGGTCAAGGAAAGGGGCCAGCAGGCGCACTCCGACTGGAACGCCGCCTTCTCGCGGTGGGAGGCCGAGCAGCCTGAGCGCGCCGCGCTCCTTGCCCGCATCCAGAAGCGCGAGCTGCCCGAGGGCTGGGAGGCCGCGCTTCCGCAGTTCGAGGTCGGCTCGTCCGTCGCCACGCGCTCCGCGTCGGGCAAGGTGCTCACCGCGCTCGCGCCGGTGCTGCCCGAGCTCTGGGGCGGCTCCGCCGATCTCGCGGGCTCGAACAACACCACGATGGACGGCGAGCCGTCGTTCCTGCCCCCGCGTCGGTCCACCCACTCGTGGCCGAACGGCGACTGGTACGGACGCACCCTGCACTTCGGCATCCGAGAGTTCGGCATGGGCACGATCCTCAACGGGATCACGCTCCACGGCCTCACACGCGCGTACGGCGGCACGTTCCTCGTGTTCTCCGACTACATGCGCGCGTCGGTGCGCCTGGCCGCGCTGATGCGGATCCCCACGACCTTCGTGTGGACCCACGACTCCGTGGGCCTCGGCGAGGACGGCCCCACGCACCAGCCGATCGAGCACGTGGCCACGCTGCGCGCGATCCCCGGCCTCGACGTGATCCGTCCCGCCGACGCCAACGAGACCGCATACGCCTGGAAGACGATCCTCGAGACCACGGACCGCCCGTCCGCGATCGTCCTCACGCGCCAGAACGTCCCCACCCTCGCGGGTACCAGCGCCGACGGCGTCGACAAGGGTGCGTACGTCCTCGCCGGCGCCGACGAGGACGCCGACGTGGTGATCATCGCGACCGGCTCCGAGGTCTCCGTCGCCGTCGAGGCGCGCGACCTGCTCGCCGCCGACGGCATCAAGGCGCGCGTGGTGTCGATGCCGTCGCGGGAGCGCTTCGAGCGTCAGGACGCCGCGTACCGGGAGTCCGTGCTCCCGGCCGCCCTCAAGGCGCGTGTCTCCGTCGAGGCGGGCTCCTCGCTCGGCTGGCGCGAGATCGTCGGCGACGCCGGTCGCATCGTCAGCGTCGACCACTTCGGCGAGTCCGCCTCCGGCTCGCTCCTCCTCAAGAAGTACGGCTTCACCGCCGAGAACGTCGCGGCGAAGGCACAGGAGGCGGTGGAGGCCACCAGGTGA
- a CDS encoding pseudouridine synthase, translated as MAELEIHRPEGIRLQKVLASAGVGSRRKCEEMIEAGRVRVNGEVVDQLGVRVDPDSVAIEVDGKRISVDDTHVTVVLNKPLGVVSTMHDPQGRPALDQYVVEYKERLFHVGRLDAETTGVILLTNDGDLANRLAHPTHGVSKIYVAKVEGRVAKTLATTLKEGVELTDGPVRVTSCVVLDVSGEHSLVQVELHEGRNRIVRRMFDAVGHPVVDLVRTQFGPIRLGTLAPGEVRQLNREEVGELMEVAGL; from the coding sequence ATGGCCGAGCTGGAGATCCACCGGCCGGAGGGGATCCGCCTGCAGAAGGTCCTCGCGTCCGCCGGGGTCGGGTCGCGACGCAAGTGCGAGGAGATGATCGAGGCCGGGCGTGTGCGTGTCAACGGCGAGGTCGTCGATCAGCTGGGGGTGCGGGTGGATCCGGACTCCGTCGCCATCGAGGTGGACGGGAAGCGAATCAGCGTCGACGACACTCATGTGACGGTCGTGCTGAACAAGCCTCTCGGCGTGGTCTCGACGATGCATGACCCGCAGGGTCGGCCGGCGCTCGACCAGTACGTGGTCGAGTACAAGGAGCGTCTGTTCCACGTCGGTCGTCTCGATGCGGAGACCACGGGCGTGATCCTGCTGACCAACGACGGCGATCTGGCCAACCGCTTGGCGCACCCGACGCATGGCGTGTCCAAGATCTATGTGGCCAAGGTCGAGGGCAGGGTGGCGAAGACGCTCGCGACGACGCTCAAGGAGGGCGTGGAGCTCACCGACGGTCCGGTGCGGGTCACCTCCTGCGTGGTGCTGGACGTGTCTGGCGAGCACTCGCTCGTGCAGGTCGAGCTCCACGAGGGGCGCAACCGCATCGTGCGTCGTATGTTCGACGCGGTCGGGCATCCCGTGGTGGACCTGGTCCGCACGCAGTTCGGTCCGATCCGCCTCGGCACGCTCGCACCTGGGGAGGTGCGTCAGCTGAACCGCGAGGAGGTCGGCGAGCTCATGGAGGTGGCGGGGCTCTAG
- a CDS encoding ParA family protein, protein MTDFPEPKPLTSHGPARVVALCNQKGGVGKTTTSVNLAAALAEYGRKVLLVDFDPQGAASAGLGVNSNDLTTTVYDLLMRNDVKTRDVIMETGYDNLDLLPANIDLSAAEVQLVGEVARESALARALRDVVDDYDVVLIDCQPSLGLLTVNALVAAHGVLIPLACEYFAMRGVALLVDTITKVQDRLNPRLSMDAIIPTMYDARTLHSQEVVERVRDAFGDRVTETMIARTVKFPDATVAAEPILTFAPSHSGSEAYRQLARELMSRGVAA, encoded by the coding sequence GTGACCGATTTTCCCGAACCCAAGCCCCTGACCAGCCATGGGCCCGCGCGAGTCGTGGCGCTGTGCAATCAGAAGGGCGGGGTCGGCAAGACGACCACCTCGGTGAACCTCGCTGCGGCGCTCGCCGAGTACGGGCGGAAGGTCCTGCTCGTCGACTTCGACCCGCAGGGTGCCGCGTCCGCGGGCCTGGGCGTCAACTCGAACGACCTGACGACGACGGTCTACGACCTGCTGATGCGCAATGACGTGAAGACGCGCGACGTCATCATGGAGACCGGCTACGACAACCTTGACCTGCTGCCGGCGAACATCGACCTGTCCGCGGCCGAGGTCCAGCTGGTCGGGGAGGTCGCTCGCGAGAGTGCGCTCGCGCGCGCGCTGCGGGATGTGGTGGACGACTACGACGTGGTCCTCATCGACTGCCAGCCCTCTCTCGGTCTGCTCACGGTCAACGCGCTCGTCGCCGCGCACGGCGTCCTCATCCCGCTGGCGTGCGAGTACTTCGCGATGCGCGGCGTGGCCCTGCTCGTCGACACGATCACCAAGGTCCAGGACCGTCTCAATCCGCGCCTGAGCATGGACGCGATCATCCCGACGATGTACGACGCGCGCACCCTTCACTCCCAGGAGGTCGTCGAGCGCGTGCGCGACGCGTTCGGGGATCGCGTGACCGAGACGATGATCGCGCGCACCGTCAAGTTCCCCGACGCGACCGTGGCAGCAGAGCCGATCCTCACGTTCGCCCCGTCGCACTCGGGCTCCGAGGCGTACCGCCAGCTCGCGCGTGAGCTCATGTCGCGCGGGGTAGCCGCGTAG
- a CDS encoding glucose-6-phosphate isomerase codes for MTAFLSTWVGFDSEAHLAVTVGGDVAEHVSALLPTQVEDHVASRLGAGDPTLWGPAAEADAASHLGWTALHETARRHLEPLEELFVDLRGEGVNRVVLVGMGGATLAAQVICATYGVPLVTLDSTSPDRVRAALAGDLRSTVMVVASKSGSTIETEALRAAVESAFTEAGIDPRRRMVVVTDAGSPLEAAARAKGCRGLFLEDPSVGGRFSALSAFGLVPAALAGVPVLEVLDEAAAVAESLEEDDRANPALVLGAALAGRRRFLVVSDHGSGIVGLGDWIEHLVGGATGKGGKGVVPVLAAPQAPDLGQPDAIDCRLVSLSADDDAEGPVLTVSGTLGALLLLWEHAVAVTARLLGVDPFDEPDVESSRTAARDLLESDSPGPAPAFVDDGIEAYGTLAELSAVTTVHEALQTLEECLGSDGYLAVLAYLDREANPSLPGARRALAQRLARPVTFGWGPRYLHSTGQLHKGGPASGVFLLLTADFSEDLAIPGLPFTFGRLIHAQAAGDARSLSEAGRPVLRLNLTDRTQVARVAALLEG; via the coding sequence GTGACAGCCTTCCTCAGCACCTGGGTCGGGTTCGATTCGGAGGCGCACCTCGCGGTCACCGTCGGCGGAGACGTCGCGGAGCACGTGAGCGCCCTTCTCCCGACCCAGGTCGAGGACCACGTTGCGTCGCGCCTCGGCGCCGGGGACCCCACGCTCTGGGGTCCCGCAGCTGAGGCCGACGCGGCGTCCCATCTGGGCTGGACCGCGCTCCACGAGACAGCGCGCCGACATCTCGAGCCGCTCGAGGAGCTGTTCGTCGACCTTCGAGGAGAAGGCGTCAACCGCGTGGTGCTCGTGGGCATGGGCGGAGCCACCCTCGCAGCCCAGGTCATCTGCGCGACGTACGGCGTGCCGCTCGTGACCCTCGACTCCACGTCGCCCGATCGGGTCCGCGCCGCACTCGCAGGCGACCTCCGCTCGACCGTCATGGTCGTCGCGTCCAAGTCAGGCAGCACCATCGAGACCGAGGCACTGCGGGCGGCCGTCGAGAGCGCCTTCACGGAAGCAGGGATCGATCCTCGCCGTCGCATGGTCGTCGTCACGGATGCGGGCTCTCCCCTCGAGGCCGCTGCACGCGCGAAAGGCTGCCGGGGACTGTTCCTCGAGGACCCGAGCGTGGGCGGGCGGTTCTCGGCGCTCTCCGCGTTCGGCCTGGTGCCCGCCGCGCTCGCAGGGGTGCCCGTGCTCGAGGTCCTGGACGAGGCGGCCGCCGTCGCGGAGTCCCTCGAGGAGGACGACCGAGCCAACCCCGCCCTGGTGCTCGGCGCCGCGCTCGCGGGCCGTCGAAGGTTCCTCGTGGTGTCCGACCACGGCTCCGGCATCGTCGGCCTCGGGGACTGGATCGAGCACCTCGTCGGCGGCGCGACAGGCAAGGGCGGCAAGGGAGTCGTCCCGGTGCTGGCGGCTCCTCAGGCACCCGACCTGGGCCAACCCGACGCGATCGACTGCCGCCTCGTCTCCCTGAGCGCGGACGACGATGCCGAAGGCCCCGTGCTCACCGTGTCCGGCACCCTCGGCGCGCTGCTCCTGCTGTGGGAGCACGCCGTGGCCGTCACCGCACGGCTGCTGGGCGTCGACCCGTTCGACGAGCCGGACGTCGAGTCGTCCAGGACCGCGGCACGTGACCTCCTCGAGTCCGACTCCCCCGGACCTGCTCCCGCTTTCGTCGACGACGGGATCGAGGCCTACGGCACCCTCGCCGAGCTCTCCGCCGTCACCACCGTCCATGAAGCGCTTCAGACGCTCGAGGAGTGCCTCGGCTCGGACGGTTACCTGGCGGTCCTCGCCTACCTCGACCGTGAGGCGAACCCCTCGCTCCCGGGCGCGCGCCGCGCACTCGCCCAGCGGCTGGCGCGACCTGTCACGTTCGGCTGGGGCCCCCGCTACCTGCATTCGACCGGCCAGCTCCACAAGGGCGGCCCTGCGAGCGGCGTGTTCCTGCTGCTCACGGCAGACTTCTCCGAGGACCTGGCGATCCCAGGCCTCCCGTTCACCTTCGGTCGGCTGATCCATGCCCAGGCCGCCGGCGACGCCCGCTCTCTGTCAGAGGCGGGTCGACCGGTGCTCCGCTTGAACCTCACCGACCGCACCCAGGTCGCCCGCGTGGCGGCCCTACTGGAGGGATGA
- a CDS encoding segregation and condensation protein A translates to MTAGLPQPDQAPRKGFEVHLDNFEGPFDLLLSLISKHQMEITEVALARVTDEFLSVVRAREVEWDLSQASEFLVVAATLLDLKAARLLPQGEVDDMEDLELLEARDLLFARLLQYRAFKDVAARFESMLEAPRRVPRDVPLESHFAMLLPELVWNVTPDMLAMLAARAMEPKATPAVSLTHLHNPAVSVRDQAHVVAVRLQHSGAVTFRALVADAESIHVVVARFLALLELFREAAVSFEQARSLGELTVRWTGGAEEVDVSAEFDEDDAMGVGLEAARESERSIEGGTR, encoded by the coding sequence GTGACGGCCGGCCTGCCCCAGCCGGACCAGGCCCCTCGGAAGGGCTTCGAGGTCCACCTCGACAACTTCGAAGGTCCGTTCGACCTGTTGCTGAGCCTCATCTCGAAGCATCAGATGGAGATCACCGAGGTCGCGCTCGCGCGCGTGACGGACGAGTTCCTCTCGGTGGTCCGTGCGCGGGAGGTCGAGTGGGACCTGTCGCAGGCGTCCGAGTTCCTGGTGGTCGCGGCCACCCTTCTCGATCTCAAGGCGGCGCGCCTCCTGCCCCAGGGCGAGGTCGACGACATGGAGGACCTCGAGCTGCTCGAGGCCCGCGACCTGCTGTTCGCCCGTCTGCTGCAGTACAGGGCCTTCAAGGACGTCGCGGCGAGGTTCGAGTCGATGCTGGAGGCGCCGCGGCGCGTGCCGCGGGACGTGCCGCTCGAATCGCACTTCGCGATGCTGCTGCCCGAGCTCGTGTGGAACGTGACCCCTGACATGCTCGCGATGCTGGCCGCCAGGGCGATGGAGCCGAAGGCCACGCCTGCGGTGTCGCTGACCCATCTGCACAACCCGGCGGTGAGCGTGCGCGATCAGGCGCATGTGGTCGCGGTGCGGCTGCAGCACTCGGGCGCGGTCACCTTCCGCGCGCTGGTCGCCGACGCGGAGAGCATCCACGTGGTCGTCGCGCGCTTCCTCGCGCTCCTGGAGCTGTTCCGCGAGGCCGCCGTGTCGTTCGAGCAGGCCCGCTCGCTGGGTGAGCTGACGGTGCGCTGGACAGGTGGCGCCGAGGAGGTGGACGTCTCGGCCGAGTTCGACGAGGACGATGCCATGGGCGTCGGGTTGGAGGCCGCGAGGGAGTCCGAGCGGTCGATCGAGGGAGGTACCCGCTGA
- a CDS encoding heme o synthase, translating into MPQPATAVTDVPAPAVPRWLLATRVLKAYVALTKPRIIELLLVTTLPAMILAADGWPPMWLTLATLVGGYLSAGSANAFNSYIDRDIDAVMKRTRNRPLVTGAVAPRDALVFAWVLGAVSLAWFWFVVGSPLSAGLTLFAILGYVVGYTLLLKRRTAQNIVWGGIAGCMPALIGWAAVRESLSWTPFLLFLIVFFWTPPHYWPLSMKFRKDYAHAEVPMLPVVAPTRRVAIEMIAYAAAMILTSLVLVPVAGMTWVYLAVAAGAGAWFMKGCIELYVRSQRGDEKLREMRLFRESIVYLTLVFAAVLVDPFLPDLLTVWG; encoded by the coding sequence ATGCCCCAGCCAGCGACCGCAGTGACGGATGTGCCCGCTCCGGCCGTGCCCCGGTGGCTGTTGGCGACGCGGGTGCTCAAGGCCTATGTGGCGCTGACGAAGCCGCGCATCATCGAGCTGCTGCTGGTGACGACTCTTCCCGCGATGATCCTGGCCGCCGATGGTTGGCCGCCGATGTGGCTCACGCTTGCCACGCTCGTCGGCGGTTACCTGTCCGCGGGCAGCGCCAACGCCTTCAACAGCTACATCGACCGCGATATCGACGCGGTGATGAAGCGCACGCGCAACCGGCCGCTGGTGACGGGTGCTGTCGCTCCTCGTGACGCGCTGGTGTTCGCCTGGGTGCTCGGCGCCGTGAGCCTCGCGTGGTTCTGGTTCGTCGTGGGCTCGCCGCTCTCCGCCGGGCTCACGCTGTTCGCGATCCTCGGCTATGTGGTCGGCTACACGCTGCTGCTGAAGCGGCGGACCGCCCAGAACATCGTGTGGGGCGGCATCGCGGGCTGCATGCCTGCTCTGATCGGCTGGGCCGCTGTCCGCGAGTCGTTGTCGTGGACTCCGTTCCTGCTGTTCCTCATCGTGTTCTTCTGGACGCCGCCCCACTACTGGCCGCTGTCCATGAAGTTCCGCAAGGACTACGCGCACGCCGAGGTGCCGATGCTGCCTGTCGTCGCGCCGACGCGGCGCGTTGCCATCGAGATGATCGCGTACGCGGCCGCCATGATCCTGACGAGCCTGGTGCTCGTTCCCGTCGCCGGGATGACGTGGGTGTACCTGGCCGTCGCCGCCGGCGCGGGTGCATGGTTCATGAAGGGGTGCATCGAGCTGTACGTACGGTCGCAGCGTGGGGACGAGAAGCTGCGCGAGATGAGGCTGTTCCGCGAGTCGATCGTGTATCTGACGCTGGTCTTCGCAGCGGTGCTGGTGGACCCGTTCCTGCCTGACCTCCTGACGGTCTGGGGCTGA
- the scpB gene encoding SMC-Scp complex subunit ScpB, with the protein MDQHIRGALEAVLMVVGEPVPADQLAAAVETPVDQVVTVLHALRDEYADPEVPRGFELREVDGGWRIYSSRLYADVVGRFVVEGQSSRLSQAALETLAVVAYRQPVTRGQVSQVRGVNVDSVMKTLSARGLVTEVGEISGALLYGTTVEFLERMGMSTLDDLPPLAPFLPELADVDAPESMGDR; encoded by the coding sequence ATGGATCAGCACATCCGAGGGGCGCTCGAGGCGGTGCTGATGGTCGTCGGGGAGCCCGTGCCCGCCGACCAGCTGGCAGCGGCCGTGGAGACGCCTGTCGACCAGGTCGTGACGGTGCTGCACGCGTTGCGAGACGAGTACGCGGACCCTGAGGTGCCTCGTGGCTTCGAGCTGCGTGAGGTCGATGGCGGGTGGCGCATCTATTCGTCGCGACTGTACGCGGACGTCGTGGGACGCTTCGTGGTCGAGGGTCAGTCGTCGCGGCTGTCGCAGGCCGCGCTGGAGACTCTCGCCGTCGTCGCCTACCGGCAGCCTGTGACACGTGGTCAGGTGTCGCAGGTGCGCGGCGTTAACGTGGACTCCGTGATGAAGACGCTCAGCGCGCGCGGGCTCGTGACCGAGGTCGGCGAGATCAGCGGCGCGCTCCTGTACGGCACCACGGTCGAGTTCCTCGAGCGGATGGGGATGTCCACGCTGGACGACCTGCCGCCGCTCGCCCCGTTCCTGCCGGAGCTCGCCGATGTCGACGCCCCAGAGTCGATGGGGGACCGGTGA
- the aroH gene encoding chorismate mutase → MTVRAIRGAISLDVDERSHLHERTRELVAALMEQNSLTTDDVISAIFTVTPDIVSDFPAAAAREMGFGAVPLMCAQEIPVPGALPRIVRVMMHAEMNVPRDAVVHVYLRGAVALRRDLAQ, encoded by the coding sequence ATGACCGTACGCGCGATCCGAGGAGCCATCTCGCTCGACGTGGACGAGAGGTCGCATCTTCACGAGCGGACGCGCGAGCTCGTCGCGGCCCTCATGGAGCAGAACTCCCTCACCACGGACGACGTCATCTCCGCGATCTTCACCGTCACGCCGGACATCGTGTCCGACTTCCCTGCGGCTGCGGCGCGGGAGATGGGGTTCGGCGCCGTGCCCCTCATGTGCGCCCAGGAGATCCCTGTGCCGGGAGCGCTGCCGCGCATCGTGCGCGTCATGATGCACGCCGAGATGAACGTGCCTCGCGACGCGGTGGTCCACGTGTACCTGCGTGGCGCCGTCGCGCTGCGACGTGACCTGGCCCAGTAG
- a CDS encoding prephenate dehydrogenase encodes MDATPRTHIIGAGLIGASIGLGLRAAGWTTTIADVSANAERLAWDIGAGMPLGDDAPELVIVAVRPSDTGDVVAKALATWPGALVTDVASVKAPVLDAARAVGAADRYVGSHPMSGREVSGGLAAQSDLFSARPWVICQGEAPRSAVAVVASVAQALESDVVEMEASAHDAAVARVSHAPQVVASAAAAALGPLGADDVALAGQGLRDVTRIAGSPPAMWADIARLNRHAIVATLDHIIGDLEDVREADDIGEALTDLIARGNLEVARIPGKHGGRTREWRGVTVIVPDTPGQLVRLLTDAASVGANVEDLSIEHSPRQPVGLTTLYVEPASAPPLVEALERAGWTVAAS; translated from the coding sequence GTGGACGCCACCCCTCGCACCCATATCATCGGTGCCGGCCTCATCGGCGCGAGCATCGGGCTCGGCCTGCGCGCCGCAGGCTGGACCACCACGATCGCGGACGTCTCGGCGAACGCGGAACGGCTCGCATGGGACATCGGCGCCGGCATGCCGCTGGGGGACGACGCGCCCGAGCTGGTGATCGTCGCGGTGCGCCCGTCGGACACGGGGGACGTCGTCGCCAAGGCCCTCGCCACGTGGCCGGGTGCGCTCGTGACGGACGTCGCCTCCGTGAAGGCGCCGGTGCTGGATGCGGCGCGAGCGGTGGGCGCGGCCGACCGCTATGTCGGTTCCCATCCGATGTCGGGGCGGGAGGTGTCGGGAGGGCTCGCGGCCCAGTCGGACCTGTTCAGCGCGCGCCCCTGGGTGATCTGCCAGGGTGAGGCTCCACGTTCCGCGGTCGCAGTCGTCGCGTCGGTAGCGCAGGCGCTCGAGAGCGATGTGGTGGAGATGGAGGCGTCGGCGCATGATGCGGCGGTCGCGCGCGTCTCGCATGCCCCTCAGGTGGTCGCCTCTGCCGCTGCGGCCGCCCTGGGCCCGCTCGGCGCGGATGACGTGGCGCTTGCTGGGCAGGGTCTGCGCGACGTGACGCGCATCGCCGGATCGCCTCCGGCGATGTGGGCGGACATCGCGCGCCTGAACCGGCATGCGATCGTCGCGACGCTGGACCACATCATCGGCGATCTGGAGGACGTGCGCGAGGCCGACGACATCGGTGAGGCTCTCACGGACCTGATCGCGCGCGGCAACCTCGAGGTCGCGCGGATCCCCGGAAAGCACGGCGGGCGCACCCGGGAGTGGAGGGGAGTGACCGTGATCGTGCCCGACACGCCGGGCCAGCTGGTGCGTCTCCTGACCGATGCGGCGTCCGTGGGTGCGAACGTGGAGGACCTCTCGATCGAGCATTCTCCGAGGCAGCCCGTCGGCCTCACCACCTTGTACGTCGAGCCCGCGAGCGCCCCGCCGCTCGTCGAGGCATTGGAACGAGCGGGATGGACGGTGGCCGCCTCATGA